From the genome of Desulfonatronum thiosulfatophilum, one region includes:
- a CDS encoding transposase — protein MGRIARFVRDDRPTIYHVMSRTALDGFPLQDVEKDRLMAIVARLCKFYFVDLLGFCLMGNHFHLVVRMHTEEAATDAEIVKRFKKQFGEDAVILPHQVQDYRRRLVNLGAFMKDIKQGFTRYFNKRRNRKGFFWGDRFKSLIVQEGASLVNLLAYVDLNPVRAGLVQKPEDYRWSGLGYLVQRGN, from the coding sequence ATGGGACGCATAGCCAGATTTGTACGAGACGACCGACCTACCATCTATCACGTCATGTCCAGAACGGCCTTGGATGGCTTTCCATTGCAGGACGTCGAGAAGGACCGCCTCATGGCCATTGTGGCCAGGCTTTGCAAATTCTATTTTGTGGATTTGCTTGGGTTTTGCCTGATGGGCAATCATTTCCATCTGGTGGTCAGGATGCACACCGAAGAAGCGGCTACGGATGCGGAGATCGTGAAGCGATTCAAGAAGCAGTTCGGGGAGGATGCCGTAATCTTGCCGCACCAAGTACAGGACTATCGGCGGCGGCTGGTTAATTTGGGGGCCTTCATGAAGGATATCAAGCAGGGTTTCACCCGATATTTCAACAAACGCAGAAACAGAAAAGGCTTTTTCTGGGGCGATCGGTTCAAGAGTCTGATTGTCCAAGAGGGCGCCAGCCTGGTCAATTTGCTGGCCTATGTGGACCTTAATCCCGTCCGGGCCGGTTTGGTGCAGAAGCCCGAGGACTACCGCTGGTCCGGCCTGGGATATCTGGTGCAGCGAGGGAACC
- a CDS encoding DUF4062 domain-containing protein has translation MRVFLGSTYSDLRMHRARTIDALRALAVHVEAMELWLAKPDDPLTVCLDLVGKCDVYVCVVAQRYGSETADGLSYTETEYDLAVEAGKAVLVFISDDDHPIPPKFVDKGEAATKLDRFKARLRDRHLVTSFTTAEDLAHRVVESVRGLLHERGVKDAELLDLRDFWDKIESQWEALDPPDLRVDFVKEADPLQLLTGLEEQIAGIENFHRVISESYGRLESDLHEFLGRIGCDPAKIDEVPYYENPFYSRDWEWVTLFPNRLRTCELLLAQMRVKWLEEIGQTERWTPEHERHLREAKRALQRAVSQAVLID, from the coding sequence ATGCGAGTATTCCTAGGGTCTACGTATTCGGATCTCCGAATGCACAGGGCGAGGACGATCGATGCTCTGCGTGCGCTGGCTGTTCATGTCGAAGCAATGGAATTGTGGCTTGCGAAGCCGGACGATCCGTTGACGGTCTGCTTGGACTTGGTTGGCAAATGCGACGTGTACGTATGCGTTGTCGCCCAACGGTATGGTTCAGAAACGGCAGATGGGTTGTCATACACCGAAACTGAGTACGATTTGGCTGTCGAGGCGGGCAAGGCGGTTTTGGTCTTCATCAGCGACGATGATCACCCCATACCCCCCAAGTTCGTAGACAAAGGGGAAGCCGCGACGAAACTGGACCGATTTAAGGCGAGACTGCGTGATCGCCATCTCGTAACGAGCTTCACAACGGCCGAGGACCTAGCCCATCGGGTGGTCGAAAGCGTGAGAGGTCTACTTCACGAGCGTGGCGTCAAGGACGCAGAATTGCTCGATCTACGGGATTTCTGGGACAAGATTGAATCGCAGTGGGAGGCGCTCGACCCTCCAGACTTGAGAGTCGATTTTGTCAAGGAAGCGGATCCTCTTCAGTTACTAACCGGTCTTGAAGAACAGATTGCGGGAATAGAGAACTTCCACCGGGTAATTTCTGAAAGTTACGGACGCCTCGAATCCGACCTGCACGAGTTCCTGGGTCGTATAGGGTGCGACCCAGCGAAGATCGACGAGGTCCCCTATTACGAAAATCCGTTCTATTCTCGGGATTGGGAATGGGTTACGCTATTCCCGAATCGCCTACGAACATGCGAACTGCTTTTGGCGCAAATGCGAGTCAAGTGGCTTGAGGAAATTGGGCAGACGGAACGGTGGACCCCAGAGCACGAGCGGCACCTTCGGGAGGCCAAGAGGGCGTTGCAGAGGGCTGTCAGTCAGGCTGTTCTCATTGATTGA
- a CDS encoding xanthine dehydrogenase family protein molybdopterin-binding subunit, whose protein sequence is MSFKHLAPAPQLEIGRSVPRIDGLAKACGTERYAVDEYPPNLLWAGARRAGVPHARIRSVDISRAESLPGIIRILTRQDVPGTNRQGILHKDQPVLAGTKVRHCGDPVALVLAETKSALAEALAAICVDLEPLLAVFDPEPALRKGAPLVHDGRDEGNLLVGSSIITGRGKAALADCPVRVRGGYAVPAQRHAYLEPENGVAWQDEEGILHMVVSTQAPFRDRFEIGHALGLDPTRIRVVAPYLGGGFGGKDGATVQCLLALAAMHANGRPVKMCWDREESFLAGYTRHAARMNYELGADKDGTLLALHCRLLLDTGAYAHLGGEVLALGLEHAAGPYRVPNVQIEGRAAYTNNPVAGAMRGFGVAQVSFGMERIMDRLANRLGMDPLDLRRKNALNRGDRNACGVTVTGSTGIRDCLDKVAEHSLWREREAWVAQAPRFKRRGVGLAAVHNAMGYGRGLPDSAIAKVELTPEGMFRIFSGVADMGQGNATAYAQIAGQILGQDASRLEMVQPDTSRCHPSGSSSAGRTTYTFGKALIPACEDLKAKLLARAAMFFFLEEPRDLALLPGLIRHLPTGRDLPLTRLGAFFSQADRQAVAEAFMPVAPDAVSGGREFRIGFPHLLFAHAAHAAFVEVDELTGAVEVCRYLAVTEAGRVLNPQAFEQQVHGAVAQGLGYALSEDMHIQEGRVRADTLTTYIIPTALDVPDMVSPACDVEEPSGPFGMKGVGEVGMNGPLPAVANAAHAACGADVCQAPLTPERVLKAMKRRKK, encoded by the coding sequence ATGAGCTTCAAACACCTTGCGCCCGCTCCCCAGCTGGAAATCGGACGTTCCGTACCGCGTATCGACGGTCTGGCCAAGGCCTGTGGGACGGAACGCTACGCCGTGGATGAGTATCCGCCGAACCTGCTCTGGGCAGGGGCTCGCCGCGCCGGGGTTCCCCATGCCCGAATCCGAAGCGTTGACATCTCCCGGGCCGAGTCCCTGCCCGGAATCATCCGTATCCTGACCCGCCAAGACGTGCCCGGAACCAACCGCCAGGGCATCCTGCACAAGGACCAGCCCGTGCTGGCCGGGACCAAGGTCCGCCATTGCGGGGATCCCGTGGCCCTGGTCCTGGCGGAGACCAAGAGCGCGCTGGCCGAGGCCCTGGCTGCGATTTGTGTCGACCTGGAGCCCTTGCTCGCGGTGTTCGACCCGGAACCGGCCCTGCGAAAAGGCGCGCCATTGGTGCATGACGGGCGGGACGAGGGCAATCTGCTGGTCGGCTCGTCCATCATCACGGGCCGGGGCAAGGCGGCCCTGGCCGACTGTCCGGTACGGGTGCGCGGCGGGTATGCGGTTCCGGCCCAGCGCCACGCCTATCTGGAACCGGAAAACGGGGTGGCCTGGCAGGACGAGGAGGGCATATTGCACATGGTCGTCTCCACCCAGGCTCCGTTTCGGGACCGCTTCGAGATCGGTCACGCCCTGGGCCTGGACCCCACTCGGATCCGGGTTGTCGCGCCCTATCTCGGCGGCGGTTTCGGCGGCAAGGACGGCGCCACGGTGCAGTGTCTGCTGGCCCTGGCCGCAATGCACGCCAACGGCCGCCCCGTGAAGATGTGCTGGGACCGGGAGGAAAGCTTTCTGGCCGGATACACCCGCCATGCGGCCCGGATGAACTATGAACTGGGTGCGGACAAGGACGGAACCCTGCTGGCCCTGCACTGCCGCCTGCTGCTGGATACCGGGGCCTACGCCCATCTGGGCGGGGAGGTGCTGGCCCTGGGGCTGGAACATGCCGCCGGGCCGTACCGCGTGCCCAACGTCCAGATCGAAGGTCGGGCTGCATACACGAATAATCCGGTGGCCGGAGCCATGCGCGGTTTTGGCGTGGCCCAGGTCAGCTTCGGCATGGAACGGATCATGGATCGCCTGGCGAACCGACTGGGTATGGATCCCCTGGATTTGCGGCGCAAAAACGCCCTGAACCGGGGGGATCGCAACGCCTGCGGCGTGACCGTGACCGGGTCGACCGGCATCAGGGACTGCCTGGACAAGGTTGCCGAGCATTCCCTGTGGCGCGAACGTGAAGCCTGGGTGGCTCAGGCCCCGCGTTTCAAGCGCCGGGGCGTGGGCCTGGCCGCGGTGCACAATGCCATGGGCTACGGCCGGGGTCTGCCGGACTCGGCCATAGCCAAGGTCGAGCTGACGCCGGAGGGCATGTTCCGCATCTTCAGCGGGGTAGCGGACATGGGCCAGGGCAATGCCACGGCCTATGCCCAGATCGCCGGACAAATCCTCGGCCAGGACGCTTCCCGGTTGGAGATGGTGCAACCCGATACCAGCCGTTGCCACCCGTCGGGATCCTCTTCCGCCGGACGGACCACATACACCTTTGGCAAGGCTCTGATTCCGGCCTGTGAGGACCTGAAGGCCAAGCTCCTGGCCCGGGCCGCGATGTTCTTTTTTCTGGAGGAACCCAGGGACCTGGCCCTGCTGCCCGGGCTGATCCGCCATCTGCCCACGGGCCGGGACCTGCCCCTGACCAGGCTGGGGGCCTTCTTTTCCCAGGCCGACCGCCAGGCCGTGGCCGAGGCGTTCATGCCCGTGGCCCCGGATGCCGTCAGCGGCGGACGGGAATTCCGGATCGGTTTCCCGCACCTGCTGTTCGCTCATGCGGCTCACGCGGCGTTCGTGGAAGTGGACGAGCTGACCGGCGCGGTGGAGGTCTGCCGGTATCTGGCCGTGACCGAGGCCGGGCGGGTACTCAATCCCCAGGCCTTTGAGCAGCAGGTCCACGGGGCCGTGGCCCAAGGGCTGGGCTACGCTCTGAGCGAGGACATGCATATCCAGGAAGGCCGGGTGCGGGCGGACACCCTGACGACATACATTATTCCCACTGCCCTGGACGTGCCGGACATGGTTTCGCCGGCCTGCGACGTGGAAGAACCCAGCGGCCCCTTTGGGATGAAGGGCGTGGGCGAAGTGGGCATGAACGGTCCCCTGCCCGCCGTGGCCAATGCCGCGCATGCAGCGTGCGGCGCTGACGTCTGCCAAGCCCCGTTAACCCCGGAACGCGTGCTGAAGGCCATGAAACGGAGGAAGAAATGA
- a CDS encoding (2Fe-2S)-binding protein, with protein sequence MIVRCVINGRPLELETEPDRRGGDLLREDLGLLGTKEGCGSGECGTCTMLVDGVPKLSCLMLAVQLEGRSIVTVEGLGSGTDPHPNLHPNLHPNLHPVQRAFAEHGAVQCGYCTPGMVVTAADLLARKPCPDRQAIREALSGNLCRCTGYQKIVDAVESVAREQDRVEPEEKA encoded by the coding sequence ATGATCGTGCGCTGCGTTATTAACGGTCGGCCATTGGAACTGGAAACTGAACCCGACCGGCGGGGGGGGGATCTGCTGCGCGAAGATCTCGGACTGTTGGGAACCAAGGAAGGCTGCGGCAGTGGGGAATGCGGGACGTGTACAATGCTGGTTGACGGCGTGCCCAAGTTGTCCTGTCTGATGCTCGCGGTCCAGTTGGAGGGACGATCCATCGTCACCGTGGAAGGACTGGGGTCGGGCACGGACCCGCATCCGAATCTGCATCCGAACCTGCATCCGAACCTGCATCCGGTCCAGCGGGCCTTTGCCGAGCACGGGGCCGTGCAATGCGGTTACTGCACGCCCGGGATGGTCGTAACGGCCGCGGATCTGCTGGCCCGAAAGCCCTGTCCGGACCGCCAGGCCATCCGCGAGGCCCTTTCCGGCAACCTCTGTCGCTGCACCGGGTACCAGAAAATCGTGGACGCGGTGGAGTCCGTGGCCCGGGAGCAAGACCGAGTCGAACCGGAGGAAAAGGCATGA
- a CDS encoding type II toxin-antitoxin system VapC family toxin, whose product MFLLDTDIVIYALKGRAEVLANLRIHYHDPMFLSTITMMELYYGAYKSRNVDANLARLKTIETSYPLLAPGAEVVEAFGRIKASLEAQGVRLADLDVIIATTALSRNLTLITNNQKHFQRIPGLKLGNWASTD is encoded by the coding sequence ATGTTTCTCCTGGACACCGACATCGTGATCTATGCCTTGAAAGGCAGGGCGGAGGTTCTTGCCAACCTCCGCATCCATTACCACGACCCCATGTTTTTAAGCACCATCACCATGATGGAGCTGTATTACGGCGCCTACAAGTCGCGAAACGTCGATGCGAACCTTGCCCGGCTCAAAACCATTGAAACGTCCTATCCGCTCCTTGCTCCAGGTGCGGAGGTTGTCGAGGCTTTTGGCAGAATCAAGGCATCCCTCGAAGCCCAGGGTGTGCGGCTTGCGGATCTGGACGTGATCATCGCCACCACGGCTTTGTCCCGCAATCTGACCCTGATCACCAACAACCAGAAACATTTCCAGCGCATTCCCGGCTTGAAGCTGGGAAACTGGGCGAGCACCGATTAG
- a CDS encoding MFS transporter: MTMNTSAESPDSLFSFEFVALSAISFLAFCNLSLFYGFNAYLEGLGVTAAWRGVLIGLEPATAFVLRPIISPWLTPRNSVQIIGVGLVLIMLALLGYSQAENLWTLGLIRMLHGAGFVVMISACINVLVLFIPEGRSGQGFGVFSITTLLPYAVLPPLVEPLLVAFGDASRVYSLFSPLFVPALFLLPAVGRGVRRRVADLPDKAMQRPRFKDIVEDLRTPGIARLLTANLLLFIATTTVFFYMKDHLSALGGGNPGFFFSISTGATILVRIACGKLLDRVNRAAMLGLFLLALAVCFLLFSLAETPDKILILAGLYGVCLGFVMPQLNAAMFVISPRHLRGLNTNMMLFTMDAGYWMGPVLAGTLLAMGVAYAELFLAFAVLPLAGSVIAWSMVGLLRVTQHNAEK; this comes from the coding sequence ATGACCATGAACACCTCCGCCGAATCGCCAGATTCCCTGTTCAGCTTTGAATTCGTCGCCTTGAGCGCCATAAGCTTTCTGGCGTTCTGCAACCTGTCCCTGTTTTACGGCTTCAACGCCTATCTGGAGGGGCTTGGGGTGACGGCGGCTTGGCGCGGCGTCCTGATCGGCCTGGAACCAGCCACGGCCTTTGTCCTGCGACCGATCATCAGCCCATGGCTCACGCCCCGCAACAGCGTCCAGATCATCGGCGTGGGCCTGGTCCTGATCATGCTTGCCCTGCTCGGGTACTCCCAGGCTGAAAATCTGTGGACCCTGGGCCTGATCCGGATGCTGCACGGCGCCGGCTTCGTGGTGATGATTTCGGCCTGTATAAACGTGCTGGTTCTTTTCATTCCCGAAGGCCGCAGCGGGCAAGGGTTCGGGGTGTTCTCCATCACCACCCTCCTGCCGTACGCGGTGCTGCCGCCCCTTGTGGAGCCGCTGCTGGTCGCGTTCGGCGACGCCTCACGGGTTTACTCCCTGTTTTCGCCCTTGTTCGTGCCGGCCCTGTTTCTGCTGCCGGCCGTAGGTCGCGGGGTCCGCCGCCGCGTGGCCGACCTGCCGGACAAGGCCATGCAACGTCCACGGTTCAAGGACATTGTCGAGGATCTCCGCACGCCAGGTATTGCCAGGCTGCTGACGGCCAACCTGCTGTTGTTCATCGCCACCACCACGGTCTTCTTCTACATGAAGGATCATCTGTCGGCCCTGGGTGGCGGCAACCCAGGTTTTTTCTTCAGCATCTCCACCGGTGCGACCATTCTGGTGCGCATCGCCTGCGGCAAGCTTCTGGACAGGGTCAACCGGGCGGCCATGCTCGGGCTGTTTCTGCTGGCGCTGGCCGTGTGTTTTCTTCTCTTCAGCCTGGCTGAAACCCCGGACAAGATCCTGATCCTGGCCGGACTGTACGGCGTTTGCCTGGGGTTTGTCATGCCCCAGCTCAACGCCGCCATGTTCGTCATCTCACCGCGGCATCTGCGCGGTTTGAACACGAACATGATGCTCTTCACCATGGACGCGGGCTACTGGATGGGGCCGGTACTGGCCGGGACGCTGCTGGCCATGGGTGTGGCCTATGCGGAATTGTTCCTGGCTTTCGCGGTTCTGCCCCTGGCTGGATCCGTGATCGCCTGGAGCATGGTCGGACTGCTGCGGGTCACGCAACACAACGCGGAAAAATGA
- a CDS encoding FAD binding domain-containing protein: MKAVLLPREMNELWAMLADNPGAALMAGGTDLLVRLRNGLGRFDTAICLERLPELQTIHVERGMLCIGACVTHRACLDSPLVREHAPILVRALAHLGGPQIRNMATLGGNICTASPAGDGLTPLYVLGAEVVLRSRDTERRLPIADFIHGPGRIALRAAEILTEICVPLAEGFQVQHFEKVGRRNALAIAVVSLAALVRTGPRGIVQEARLALGSVGPTVVRPIEAEKALVGRKLSPSALTQAARLIREAVSPIDDIRATADYRRQVAGNLLLRLG, from the coding sequence ATGAAAGCTGTTCTGCTGCCCCGCGAAATGAACGAGTTGTGGGCCATGCTGGCGGACAATCCCGGCGCGGCGCTCATGGCCGGGGGGACCGATCTGCTGGTCCGCCTCAGGAATGGCCTGGGGCGCTTCGACACCGCGATCTGCCTGGAGCGCTTGCCCGAGCTGCAAACCATCCACGTGGAGCGGGGCATGCTGTGCATCGGGGCCTGCGTTACGCACCGGGCCTGCCTGGACTCGCCCCTGGTCCGCGAACACGCGCCGATCCTGGTCCGGGCCCTGGCCCATCTGGGCGGTCCGCAGATCCGGAACATGGCCACCCTTGGCGGCAACATCTGCACCGCCTCCCCGGCCGGGGACGGGCTGACTCCGCTGTACGTCCTGGGAGCCGAGGTCGTGCTGCGTTCCCGCGATACGGAACGCCGTCTGCCTATCGCCGATTTCATTCACGGCCCGGGCCGGATCGCGTTGCGGGCCGCTGAAATCCTGACCGAAATTTGCGTCCCCCTGGCCGAGGGCTTTCAGGTCCAGCATTTCGAGAAAGTCGGCCGGCGCAACGCCCTGGCCATTGCCGTGGTCAGCCTGGCCGCACTGGTCCGCACCGGGCCGCGGGGGATCGTCCAGGAAGCGCGGCTGGCCCTGGGCAGCGTCGGCCCCACGGTGGTTCGTCCAATCGAGGCGGAAAAGGCCCTGGTCGGTCGCAAGCTCAGCCCAAGCGCCCTCACCCAGGCCGCCCGCCTCATCCGCGAAGCGGTCAGCCCCATCGACGACATCCGCGCCACGGCCGACTACCGCCGCCAGGTGGCCGGAAACCTCCTATTGCGCCTGGGCTGA
- a CDS encoding aromatic amino acid lyase codes for MGQISLDLDDYFHLTRAVVYAELKKLRKTSDVFGDELLLTPDSALAQEPLAIPPDQLALVASRVGGFFGLTGEVAAGLSGLATLGQWAGHLLEQVGPRPRVITFYTSGSTGEPKPIVRDYYFLEQDALHLAEMLQGTKRILGLVPPHHIYGFIYTVLIPKVLGAQRCDLRFKRPARIIKDLAPGDALIGFPHIWRLCSETKERFPAGVIGVTSTGPCPPEIIRTLKRQGLQVMFEIYGSSESGAMGHRSNPDDPLTLMATWKRFGEDQFVRDLEDGGQSEPFAFQDALEWVDETRFFVKKRLDSAVQVAGINVYPARVREALLAHEAVADCAVRLMRREEGDRLKAFVVLKDGFTPGPAMRDALRVHLAGRLYRVEQPGAVTFGPELPKNEMGKPADWTVDTRQVAMTLDQALSRLQAEARTIEPGQTFTVDGLRSEGSMDGGMGDGMGDAWGVAGLFYAVFGGSFPFETYYIPERLLEENRLGLVHSAVARTPGGDIVGYGSLFRSSAPHHGVYEIGSHVVHPAYRGTQVPLALQEFIRDALIPRHGVEVFFSEAPCHQVVTQKFAAMCGLVETALEIGLMPAAAYGTTEHPDDRVSTLLLFGRTRDEQRRLHVPAAYQEAVDYLLQDARLDRLVLPGDDEPPAGIATRVSTEYFAFAQVARMHVLTLGPDFERSLAGFESQALAPDSRAGTGTSGARVLQVFVNLGESWCGQAVTALREQGYFLGGLLPGWFETDGLLMQKVLDMPVADSIKLYSQRAHRILDLILRDIESNPACASPLKRPVPAAALDREWLQAARIEEVVLSGEGLTVDEVVAGARYARPVRLTADRTVLDRVEASASFIEWAVRTGEPIYGVNTGFGGMADVTIPESDLCALQNNLLRFLNVCAGKYLPLEDVRAAMLLRVNSHLRGASGVRRELIDRVILFLNSGVTPLVRDMGSIGASGDLAPLATIAGALVGADPCFQVDMRGETVSCLTALERLGLQPFTLGPKEGLGMVNGTSVMTGIAANCLYDARRLTALCLGFHALVIQALRGTNQSFHPFIQKLKPHPGQVLAAELMLRLLDGSAMCRNELDGHHEVLDGQPAQDRYSLRCLPQFVGPVLDGLRLAAAAVETEMNSANDNPLIDGDNCLSLHSGNFLGQYVAVWMDHLRYYLGLAAKHMDTQIALLAAPEFNAGLPASLVGNPERKVNMGLKGLQIAANSIMPLLSYHGAPIADRFPTHAEQFNQNINSQGFNSAVLARTSIRSLQSYTAMALIFGVQAVSLRAARMSGSHDPRSLLSPAGAGLYQAVLDVLGHTQQDSRPLIWNDDEQSLEVLVEKLTRDIAAEGRTVQAVGGVVAALH; via the coding sequence ATGGGGCAGATATCTCTTGATCTGGACGACTATTTTCATCTTACGCGGGCCGTTGTTTATGCCGAACTGAAGAAGCTGCGCAAAACGTCCGACGTGTTCGGGGATGAGTTGCTGCTTACTCCGGACAGCGCCCTGGCCCAGGAACCCCTGGCGATACCCCCGGACCAACTGGCCTTGGTTGCCTCCCGGGTGGGCGGATTTTTTGGACTGACCGGCGAGGTTGCCGCCGGGCTGAGCGGGCTGGCCACCCTGGGCCAGTGGGCCGGGCATCTGCTGGAACAGGTCGGGCCCAGGCCCCGGGTGATCACCTTTTACACCTCGGGCAGTACCGGCGAGCCCAAGCCCATTGTACGGGACTATTACTTCCTGGAGCAGGACGCCCTGCATCTGGCTGAAATGCTCCAGGGGACCAAACGGATTCTGGGCCTCGTCCCGCCGCACCATATTTACGGCTTCATCTACACGGTTCTGATTCCCAAGGTTCTGGGGGCGCAACGGTGCGACCTGCGCTTCAAGCGGCCCGCGCGGATCATCAAGGATCTGGCCCCGGGGGATGCGCTGATCGGGTTCCCGCACATCTGGAGGCTGTGTTCCGAAACCAAGGAGCGTTTTCCGGCCGGGGTGATCGGGGTCACGTCCACCGGACCGTGTCCGCCGGAAATCATCCGCACCCTCAAGCGCCAAGGGCTGCAGGTGATGTTCGAGATCTACGGATCCTCGGAAAGCGGGGCCATGGGCCACCGCTCCAATCCCGACGATCCCCTGACCCTGATGGCCACCTGGAAACGATTCGGAGAGGACCAGTTCGTGCGCGACCTGGAAGACGGCGGCCAATCCGAGCCCTTTGCCTTCCAGGACGCCCTGGAATGGGTGGACGAGACCCGGTTTTTCGTCAAGAAGCGCCTGGACAGCGCGGTCCAGGTGGCCGGGATCAACGTCTATCCGGCCCGGGTCCGGGAGGCGCTGCTGGCCCATGAGGCCGTGGCCGACTGCGCGGTGCGGCTGATGCGCCGGGAGGAGGGCGACCGGCTGAAGGCCTTCGTGGTGCTCAAGGACGGGTTCACGCCTGGCCCGGCAATGCGCGACGCGTTGCGCGTCCATCTGGCCGGTCGGCTGTACCGGGTCGAGCAGCCGGGCGCCGTCACCTTTGGCCCGGAACTGCCCAAGAACGAAATGGGCAAGCCGGCCGACTGGACCGTTGACACCAGGCAGGTGGCCATGACCCTGGACCAGGCCCTGTCCAGGCTGCAAGCCGAAGCCCGGACAATCGAACCTGGGCAGACATTCACCGTGGACGGGCTGCGCTCAGAAGGCAGCATGGACGGCGGCATGGGCGACGGCATGGGCGACGCCTGGGGCGTGGCCGGGCTCTTTTACGCAGTGTTCGGCGGCTCCTTTCCCTTTGAGACCTATTACATCCCGGAGCGGCTGCTGGAGGAGAACCGGCTGGGCCTGGTCCACAGCGCCGTGGCCCGCACCCCTGGCGGCGACATCGTCGGCTACGGCAGTCTGTTCCGCAGCTCCGCGCCCCATCACGGCGTCTATGAAATCGGCTCCCACGTGGTCCATCCGGCCTACCGCGGCACCCAGGTTCCCCTGGCCCTGCAGGAGTTCATCCGCGACGCGCTCATTCCCCGGCACGGCGTGGAGGTCTTTTTCAGCGAGGCCCCCTGCCATCAGGTGGTCACCCAGAAGTTCGCGGCCATGTGCGGGCTGGTGGAAACGGCCCTGGAAATCGGGCTGATGCCCGCGGCCGCCTATGGAACCACGGAGCATCCGGACGACCGCGTTTCCACGCTCCTGCTGTTCGGCCGGACCCGGGATGAACAGCGTCGGCTGCATGTCCCGGCCGCCTACCAGGAAGCTGTTGATTATCTGCTGCAGGACGCCCGGCTGGACCGCCTCGTGCTGCCGGGCGACGACGAGCCCCCGGCGGGCATCGCCACCCGGGTTTCCACGGAATATTTCGCCTTTGCCCAGGTGGCCCGGATGCATGTCCTGACCCTGGGGCCGGATTTCGAGCGCAGCCTGGCTGGTTTCGAGTCCCAGGCCCTTGCGCCGGATTCCCGAGCCGGAACCGGCACGTCCGGGGCCCGGGTGCTCCAGGTGTTCGTCAATCTCGGCGAGTCCTGGTGCGGCCAGGCCGTGACCGCCCTGCGCGAGCAGGGCTATTTCCTGGGGGGGCTGCTGCCGGGCTGGTTCGAGACCGACGGCCTGCTGATGCAAAAGGTCCTGGACATGCCCGTGGCTGATTCCATCAAGCTCTATTCCCAGCGGGCCCACCGCATCCTGGATCTGATCCTGCGGGACATCGAGTCCAACCCGGCCTGCGCCTCGCCGCTCAAACGGCCCGTCCCTGCCGCGGCCCTGGACCGGGAATGGCTCCAGGCCGCCCGGATCGAGGAAGTGGTTCTGTCCGGCGAAGGGCTGACCGTGGATGAAGTGGTGGCCGGGGCCAGATACGCCAGGCCGGTCCGGCTGACCGCGGACCGGACCGTGCTGGACCGGGTCGAGGCCTCGGCCTCGTTCATCGAATGGGCCGTGCGCACCGGCGAGCCCATCTACGGGGTGAACACCGGGTTCGGCGGCATGGCCGACGTGACCATCCCCGAAAGCGACCTCTGCGCCCTGCAAAACAACCTGCTGCGCTTTTTGAACGTCTGCGCCGGAAAATATCTCCCCCTGGAGGACGTGCGCGCGGCCATGCTCCTGCGGGTCAATTCCCACTTGCGCGGGGCCTCGGGCGTGCGCCGGGAACTCATTGACCGGGTCATACTCTTTCTGAACAGCGGCGTGACGCCCCTGGTTCGCGACATGGGCTCCATCGGGGCCAGCGGTGATCTGGCGCCCCTGGCCACCATCGCCGGGGCCCTGGTCGGGGCTGATCCCTGCTTCCAGGTGGACATGCGCGGTGAAACCGTGAGCTGTCTGACGGCCCTGGAGCGCCTTGGCCTACAGCCCTTCACCCTGGGGCCCAAGGAGGGTCTGGGCATGGTCAACGGCACCTCGGTGATGACCGGGATCGCGGCCAACTGCCTCTACGACGCCCGCCGCCTGACGGCCCTGTGCTTGGGCTTCCACGCCCTGGTCATCCAGGCCCTGCGCGGCACCAACCAGTCCTTTCATCCCTTCATCCAGAAGCTCAAGCCGCATCCCGGCCAGGTCCTGGCCGCGGAGCTGATGCTCCGGCTCCTGGACGGGTCAGCCATGTGCCGCAACGAGCTGGACGGCCACCACGAGGTGCTGGACGGGCAGCCGGCCCAGGACCGCTATTCCCTGCGCTGCCTGCCCCAGTTCGTGGGCCCGGTGCTGGACGGGTTGCGCTTGGCCGCCGCGGCCGTGGAAACCGAAATGAATTCGGCCAACGACAACCCGCTCATCGACGGCGACAACTGCCTGAGCCTGCACAGCGGGAACTTCCTCGGCCAGTACGTGGCCGTGTGGATGGACCATCTGCGCTACTACCTGGGCCTGGCGGCCAAGCACATGGACACCCAGATCGCCCTGCTCGCGGCTCCGGAATTCAACGCCGGCCTGCCGGCGTCCCTGGTGGGCAACCCGGAGCGCAAGGTGAACATGGGGCTCAAGGGCCTGCAGATCGCGGCCAACTCCATCATGCCCCTGTTGTCCTACCACGGTGCGCCCATTGCCGACCGCTTCCCGACCCACGCCGAGCAGTTCAACCAGAACATCAACAGCCAGGGCTTCAACTCCGCGGTCCTGGCCCGCACATCCATCCGCTCCCTGCAATCCTACACCGCCATGGCCCTGATCTTCGGGGTCCAGGCCGTGTCCCTGCGCGCGGCCCGGATGTCCGGCAGCCACGACCCGCGCTCCCTGCTCTCACCCGCCGGCGCGGGCCTGTACCAGGCGGTGCTGGATGTCCTGGGCCATACCCAGCAGGATTCCCGCCCCCTGATCTGGAACGACGACGAGCAGTCCCTGGAAGTTCTGGTGGAAAAACTGACCCGTGACATTGCCGCTGAAGGCCGGACCGTGCAGGCGGTGGGCGGCGTTGTCGCGGCCCTGCACTGA